The Quatrionicoccus australiensis nucleotide sequence ACGGCTGCCCTGCTCAAACTCGAACGCAACAACCTGCAGGAAAGCGGCCATCTGGCTTACGGCCTGGGCTACCTCGAACGCCCCTCTGCGCTGGCCCTGAATCCGCTGCACCTGCCTTTGCAACGCGACACTTTCCGCCTGCCGGCGCGTCTGCTGCGCGACGGTGGCGCCTTGCCGCTGAGCATCAAGGACGCCTTGCCCGACGCCTGGGGGCTACGCGTACTCGCCAATGAACTGGGTGGCCGCCTGCCGAGCGAGCGCGAACAACTGTTGCTGACCAACGAGGATCGTATCGGCGCCATGGTTTTTTCCGCAAGCCGGGAGATGCCGCCGCCAGCCGAACTGCCGCACCACGAACTGGCGCAACTGGCCGATGCGGTCCGCCGCTTGCAATACGACATGGAAATCCCGCCGCCGCTCAAGCGCCTGCTGCTGCGCGGCGGCAGCCTGGGCGGCGCCCGCCCCAAGGCGTCGCTTACGCACGAGCATGCCTTGTGGCTGGCCAAGTTTCCTGCTGCCGGCGATCCACTCGACATTCAGACGCTCGAAGCCACCGCCCTCGGTCTCGCCACGCACTGCGGCATCCAGGTACCGCAGTTCATGACCCTGCCGGTCGGGCGCGGCGAAACGGCCTTTCTTTCACGGCGCTTCGACCGTTTTGGCGAGGATGCGCAGCAGCGCCTGCACTACCTTTCGGCCAGCGCCCTGCTCGACATTCCCTATGAGTCGAGCGCCGGCAGCTACGTCGAGTTCGCCCGCGTCATCCGCCGGCTCAGCTTGCGGCCGGGCGCCGACTTGAAGGAGCTGTTTCGCCGCATGCTCTTCAACCTGCTGATCGACAACAGCGATGACCATCTGAAAAACCACGGCATGCTTTGGGCGGGACAAGACCGATACGTTCTGTCGCCGGCCTTCGACGTCGTCCCGCAACTGACCAATCTCGGCTACCAGATGCTGTCGATCGATGGCACAACGCAGGAATCGAGTCTGGCGCTGGCGGTCCAATCGGCGGCGCATTTCGATCTTTCGGCCGATCAGGCCTGCGCGCTGATCAAGGAAATGGCCGGCATCGTTTACGGCCAGTGGTGGCTGTACGCAAAGCTGAACGAGGTGCCGGATACGCTGCGCAAACGCCTGCAAAGCTGTTTTGAGCGGCAAAAGGAAATCATCGGCGCCGGCAAGTTCGCTTACTGAAGGGGACGAATAGCAAGCTGCAAGAAGGCGGATTTGCCTCATTTTTGCCTGTTTTTTCTTGTCGACCGCTAGCGCTCACTCGCGCCCCCGGCTCGCCTGCGCCTCGATGAAGGTCTGGATGGCCCAGGCCAGTTCCTGTTTGAGCACGCCTTGCCAGGGCGGCATGTGGGTGACGCCGACGATGACCTTGCCGTAGCGCACCGACTTGGCGAACCAGGCGTCGTTGTCGCGCATGCAGGCGGCGTTCAGTTCGGCGTCGTCGATCCGCCGGCAGTAGCGGTTGATCTGGCGCAGATCGGGGGCCGGTGCCGCATTGGTCGCCGCATCGGCGCCGTGGCAACGGGCGCAGGCCTGGTTGTAGGCCGCCCGCCCGATACTGACGGCGGCCGGCTGGCCGCGGTAGGGATTGGCTTCGAGCCAGGTTTCGCCGAGCGGCGCCAGGCCGTCCGGCGCGACATCGGGGGCGACGGCGACTTCGTTGGCATGGACGGCGGCACTGAACAGTACCGCACAGAACAGGGAAAAAAGTTTGCGCATGGGTCTCACCAGTCGGTCGGACAGGCGCGGCAGCCTGTGAAATCGGCATCCTGGAATACCGTGTAGCGGCGGTAGCTGCCGGAAAGGTCGGCCCCCTGGAAGTTGACCGTGTAGAACTTGCTTTCCTGCAGGTTGGTGTCGACCAGGCGGGCGCCGATGAACCAGGCGAAATTGGCCTTGGCCGCCTCGAGGTTGGCACCGCTCAGGTCGGCATTGGAGAAATCGGTCCGGAAAAGGCGGGCGAATTCGAGATCGGCACCGACCAGGCGGGCGCCGCGAAAGGTTGCGGTCGGCGCGCTGACCTTGTTGAGACGGGCCGCCGTCAGGTCGGCGCCGTCGAGATTGGCACCGGCCAGGTTGGCGCCGCGCAGATCGGCACGCGCCAGTTGCGCACCGCGCAGGTCGGCCCCGGCCAGGTTCTTGCCAGCCAGGTTGGCGTGGCGCAGGTCGGCACCGGCACAACGGGCATGCGGCCAGATGCCGCAACCGTTAATGACTGTCGGCATAAAGGGCTCGGCGGCCAAGCTAGCGGTCGACACGAAAAAAAGGGCAAAAATCAGGGAACGCAGTGTCATTGCAGAATCATCCATTGCCGGCCAGGCCCCCGACCCGACCGCCGACACCCCATGCCGGTGCCGGCGGCCATCGCCAACTGCCGCAGGGAGACGGCAGCTGCTTGGGCCGGAAGACTGCGCCGTGCTAGCGCTTGAGCGATTTAGGCAGCTTGAAGACCCACATCGATCCGCCCTGCGTCACCTGCTTGGTCAAGTCGGCCAGGTCGCCCCCCCAGAGCGGCACGGCGCCGCCGTAACCGGACTGGATGCCGATGAACTGCTCGCCGTCCATTTCCCAGGTAATCGGCACCGAAACCACGCCGGAGCCGGTCTGGAACTTCCACAGTTCCTTGCCGTTCTTGGCATCGAAGGCCTTGACGTAGCCGTCCGAGGTGCCGGTGAACACGAGGCCGCCGGCGGTGGTCATGGTGCCGGCCCAGAGCGGGAATTTCTCCTTGTGCTCCCAGGCGATCTTGCCGGTCTTCGGGTCCAGCGCGCGCAGCGTGCCGACGTGGTCGTCGAACAGCTTCTTGATGCGGAAACCCTGGCCAAGGTAGGCCGAACCGGCCTTGTAGGTCAGCTTTTCAGTCCAGTAGTCCATCGCCCAGTGGTTGGCGGGAATGTAGAACAGCTCGGTCTGCGGGCTGTAGCTCATCGGCATCCAGTTGGTACCGCCCAGGAAAGGCGGCGAGACGAACACCGAGTCGCCCTTTTCTGAGCCTTCCTTCGGCAGCGGCGGCCGGTTGCCCTTCTCGATCGGCCGGCCGGTCTTGAGATCGAAACCGGAAGCCCAGGTAATGCCTTCGACGAAGGGCCAGGCACCGATCAGCGCCGTCGGCTTGTTCGGGTAGCCGGCACCGCTGGTCAGTTTCTCGCGGTCGGTGACGAAGAAGAAGCCGTTGCGGTCGGCGTGCGCCGAGGCCTTGACCGGCTTGCCGGTCTTCGGATCCTTGTATTCGAAGAGGACGACCGAGTTGTTGCCGGAGAAGTCCCAGGCATCGTTCGGGGTATGCTGGAAGAAGCCCTTCAACTCGCCGGTACTGGCATCGACATAGGCCTGGCCGGAGGTGAACAGGCTGTCCCAGTTACGCGGATCGTCGCCTTCCTTGGTGCGGTGCCAGGTGTTCCACGGGGCCGGGTTGCCGGCGCCGATCACCACCATGTTCTTTTCGACGTCGTAGCTGGCCGTCTGCCAGGGCGCGCCGCCGCCGTGATTCCAGGCGTCGACGAGCTTGCCCTCCTTGTCGCGCGGCCAGGACGGCGCGTCCTTGTCGCCGGTCGGAGTCGATTCCTTGCCGTTCAGGCGGCCCATGTGGCCTTCGACCATCGGTCGCGCCCAGACTTCCTCGCCGGTATCCGGATCGCGTGCGAACAGCCAGCCGACGACGCCGAATTCGTCGCCTGACGAACCGTGCACCAGCAGCACCTTGCCGCTCTTTTCGTCCTTGACCACGAAGGGCGCGCCGGTCATCGTGTAGCCGACCTTGTGGTCGCCGAACTTCTTGCGCCAGGCGACCTTGCCGGTGTCCTTGTCGAGCGCGACGATGGCCGCGTCGAGCGTGCCGAAGTAGATCTTGTTGCCGTAGATGGCGGCGCCGCGGTTGACCACGTCGCAGCACGGACGGATGTCGTCGGGCAGGCGGGCTTCATATTCCCAGAGGCGTTTGCCGCTGCGCGCATCGATCGCGAAAATGCGCGAATACGATGCGGTGACGTAGATCACGCCGTCATGCACCAGCGCCTGCGCTTCCTGGCCACGCTGCTTTTCGCCGCCGAAGGAGAAACTCCAGGCCGGCACCAGGTGCTCGACGTTCTTGGTATTGACCTTGCTCAGCGGGCTGAAGCGCTGCGCCTTGAGGCCGAGGCCGTAGGACAGCACGTCGCCGGTCGTCTTGTCGTCATTGAGGATGTCTTCCCAGCTCACCGTCTTGCCGGCCTGGGCCGGGGCGCAGAAGCAGGCGGCGAGCAGTGCGGCGAGCAGGGTCGGGCGGGGGTTGAAGCGGTTCGGTTTCATGTTTTCCTTTGTCTCCTGGATGATTTTCTTGCGTCCCCGTCGGTCGGGCCGGCCTGGCTTGGGCAGCAGGCGAGCCGAGTATTCATCCGGCGTGGGCCGCCCGTCTCGGGAGAAGCTCACCGGCAAACCGGGAAATCTTCCCGGTCATCCGGGCCGCCGGTATGAAACCTGCTGTAGGACAGGCAACCTCATTCCGGAGTCTGGCAATGGATCTGCGCAAACGCCTGCTGCATACACTCGGTGCCCTGCTCGGCGGCCTGCTGGTGGTTGCGCTGGCGATCAACCTGTATTCGCTGCGCAGCGACATCAACACCGAAACCGCGGCCTCGGCCCGCCTCGCCCGTCTGCTCGGCGCCGTCGCCGCGCTCGACCCGGCACTGCCCGCCGCCGCGGCCGAAGCGCAGTTGCATGCCCTTGCCGCCGATGCCGCCTTGCGTCACCTCAATATCGCCTTCGACGCGGCCGCCCTGCCCGCCCCCGAGCGCGGCGGCCTGGCCGGGCTGCTTGCGCCGACGGCACCGGCCGCAGTCGAGCGCATCGTGCTCGGCACGCGCACGCTGCATATCGCGCCCAACCCGGCCTCGGAAATCGACGAGCGCCTGGGTGACAGTGTTCGACTATTGATCACCCTGCTGCTCTTTTCTGGAGCAACCCTGCTGCTGGCGTGGTGGTCGGCACACCGGGCGCTGAGTCCGGTACGCGAACTGGAGGCCGGGCTGGAACGCCTGGCCGGCGGCGATGCCGATCCCGCCCTGCCCGCCTTCCGGCTCCACGAATTCCGCCGCGTCGCCGGTGCCATCGAGGCGCTGGCTGCTGCGCTCAAGACATCGCGCGCCGCCCGGCGCGACCTGGCGCACCAGTTGATTCGCGTCCAGGAAGAGGAGCGCCGGACTTTGGCAAGGGAATTGCATGACGAGATGGGGCAGACGCTGACCGCCTTGAACGTGACTGCGGCGCATCTTGAACGCCATGCCGGGCAACTCTCACCACTCGAGGTTGCCGCCTGTGCCGGCGAGTTGCGCCGCGACCTGCGTCAGGGTGGCAGCCAGTTGCGCCAGATGCTCAAGTCGCTGCGCCCGCACGGGCTGGATGCCGGTGGTCTGGGTGGCGCCTTGCGCGAACTGGTGGACGGCTGGCAGGCACGCAGCACCGGCATCGTTTTTCACCTGGATCTGCCGGGCGAGCTGCCGGCGCTTTCCGACGAGGCGGCGCTGGCGCTCTACCGGGTGGTACAGGAGGCGCTGACCAACGTCGTCCGACACAGCGGCGCGCGCTTCTGTGCAGTCGGGCTGCTGGCGGTCGACGGCGAAATCCGGGCCGAAATCGTCGATGACGGTTGCGGCCTGCCGGACACCGCCCATGCCGGCCGCGGCGGCCTGCTCGGCATGACCGAACGGCTCGAGATGGTGGGCGGACGTTGCCACGCGAGCAATGAAAAAACCGGCGGATTGCGCCTCTGCGCAGTCCTGCCGCGGGCAGTACCGGGGTAGGACACAGTAGAACAACAAGGAGACGAACATGATACGCATCGCCCTGATCGACGACCACGCCGTGGTCCGCACCGGCTATCGCCGGCTGCTCGACGCCGAACCCGGCCTGCAGGTGGTCGGCGAGGCCGCCAGCGCCGACGAGGCGAACGCGCTGGCGCTGCGCTGCCGGCCCGATGTCGCGCTGGTCGACCTGAGCCTGAAAGGCAGCAGCGGCATCGAGGCGATCCGCGGCATGCTGGCCCGCCTGCCGGCCTTGCGCATTCTCGTGCTGTCCATGCACGACAGCGCCGGGCACGTCACGCAGGCGCTGAAAAGCGGCGCGCACGGCTATCTGACCAAGTATTGCGAGCCGGAGGACGTGATCGCCGGCATCCGCCGCGTCGCCAGCGGTAAACGTGTTTTTTCGCCCGAAATTGCCGAGATCCTGGCGCGCGAGGCGATCGACGGCGACGCCCCGCTCAAGCAGCTGACGCCGCGCGAATTCGAGGTCCTGCGCTTGCTCGCGCACGGCGAGCCGGCCAGCGTGATCGCCAGTTCCATGCACCTGAGCCAGAAGACGGTGCTCAACTATCTTTCGCTGATCCGTCAGAAGCTCGATACCGACAGCGATTTCAAGCTGCTCCACCTGGCCGCACGACACGGCCTGGTCGATATTCGCCAGGGCATCGGCGCCTGAAACACCCAAACCAACGTTACGGAGACCTAGCAATGCACAAGAAACCCACCCTCGGCCTGGCCGGCATCGTCCTGCTCGCGACCAGCTCGCTGGCCACGGCCGGCGAACACGCGACGCCGCGCGAGGCCCGCGCCCTCTTCGACCAGGCGGTCAAACACCTGCAGGCGAACGGCCCGGACAAGGCCTGGCCGGCCTTCAACGAGCGCAAGGGAGCGTTCGTGCGCAAGGACCTCTATGTCTATGTGATCGACCGCCAGGGCACCTATGTTGCCAACGGCGCCGCCCCGGACAGCCTGATCGGCCTCAAGGTGCTCGATACGGTCGACGCCGCCGGCAGCCCGATTTTCCGCCAGATGATCGCCGTCACCGACAAGCAGCCGGAGGCGCGCATCCGCTACGTCTGGCTCAACCGCAAGAGCAACCATGTCGAACCCAAGGTCGCCTGGCTGCATCGCGAAGGCGACTACATCCTCGGCGTCGGCTACTACGCGCCACGGTCAACCGCCGACGATGCCCGCAAACTGCTCGACGCGGCGAGCGCCGAGGTGCGCAAGTCAGGCATTCGCAGCGCCGCCGGCAAGTTCAACGACACGCGCGGCAGCTTCGTGCGCGACGACCTTTACGTCTTTGCCGTCAACCTGGAAAGCGGCAAGTTCGAGGCGCACGGCATGAACCCGAAATGGGTCGGCACCGATGCCAGCGACCTTCACGATGTCGAAGGACATCCGCTGATCCGCGAGATGATCGAACTGGCCCGGAGCAAGGGCGAAGGCACGGTCGATTACGTCTGGCGCAACCCGGTGACCAATGCGGTCGAGAAAAAACGCACTTTCATCCGGCGCGAAAACGGCAGCCTGATCGGCGTCGGCTTCTACAGCGAATAATTCGGGCAAAAAAACGCCCGCTCCATAAGAAGCGGGCGCTATCAGAGAACATCCGGCCCCCCGACCGGGTGTTCGGCACGCGCTCAGACCCGGTACTGGGCCACGACCCGATGCATTTCCTCGGCCAGACCAGCCAGTTCGCCGGCCGTGTCGGAGGTCGCACTCGATGCCGAGCTGTTTTCTTCCGACATCTGGGCGATATGTTCGACCTGCTGCGCGATGCTGGTGCTCGCCATGCTCTGTTCGCGAATCGCGCTGCTGATGTCGCCAACCATGTCGACCGCCTGACGCGAACTGCTGCCGATTGCCTGGATCGCCACATTGGCCTGTTCGGCACTGCTCACCCCGGCTTCGACCTTGTCCACCACCTGGCGGATACCCTGCACGGCCGACTGGGCACTGGTCTGCATCTCGGCAATGGTCTTGCCGATTTCCTGGGTCGATTGCGTCGTCCGCTCGGCCAGCTTGCGCACTTCGTCGGCAACCACCGCGAAACCGCGCCCCTGCTCGCCGGCCCGCGCCGCTTCGATCGCGGCATTGAGCGCCAGCAGGTTGGTCTGATCGGCCACTTCCTTGATCACCGCCACGACATGGCTGATCCGCTCGCTCTGCTGTTCAAGGCAGGAAATCTGGTCGGCGGCGCTACGTACGGTTTCGGCAATGCCGTTGATGCCGCTGACGGTCTGGCCAATGATGCTTTCGCCACGCTGCGCCTGCTCGCCGGAGGACAGCGACAGCTCGTTGGCTTCGCGGGCGCGGTCGGCAACGTGGTTGATGCTGACCGTCATTTCCTCGACCGTCGCCGCCATGCTGGAAGCCGCTTCGCTCTGTTGCGAGGAGGCAATCGACATCTGGGTCGACGAAGTCGCGACACGGTTGGCCGCCGAATTCACCGCCGTCGTGTGACGGGAAATTTCCTTAAGGCTCCCCTGCAGACGATCGAGCAGGCGATTGAAGGCACCGGCCGCCTTGGCTACCTCGTCTTCGCCCTTGACCGGCAGACGGCCGGTGAAATCGAGCGAGCTTTCGATACGCGAGAAGATTTCGACCATGCCGCCCAGCGATGACGTGACATGGCTGTAAAGCAGGAAGCCCATCGTCCCGGTCAGCGCCATGGCGAGCAGGATGACCAGCGTTGAAACGGTCTTGCCGCTCGAGTAGGCCTCTTCCGCCTTTTGCACTTCCTGCTCGGCCAGCGACTCGTTGTACTTGGCATGCGCCTCGATGTTCTCGCTGATCTTCTTGGAGATTTCACCGGCCGGGCCCATGCCGGCCTTGGCCTTGTC carries:
- a CDS encoding c-type cytochrome, which encodes MRKLFSLFCAVLFSAAVHANEVAVAPDVAPDGLAPLGETWLEANPYRGQPAAVSIGRAAYNQACARCHGADAATNAAPAPDLRQINRYCRRIDDAELNAACMRDNDAWFAKSVRYGKVIVGVTHMPPWQGVLKQELAWAIQTFIEAQASRGRE
- a CDS encoding sensor histidine kinase — encoded protein: MDLRKRLLHTLGALLGGLLVVALAINLYSLRSDINTETAASARLARLLGAVAALDPALPAAAAEAQLHALAADAALRHLNIAFDAAALPAPERGGLAGLLAPTAPAAVERIVLGTRTLHIAPNPASEIDERLGDSVRLLITLLLFSGATLLLAWWSAHRALSPVRELEAGLERLAGGDADPALPAFRLHEFRRVAGAIEALAAALKTSRAARRDLAHQLIRVQEEERRTLARELHDEMGQTLTALNVTAAHLERHAGQLSPLEVAACAGELRRDLRQGGSQLRQMLKSLRPHGLDAGGLGGALRELVDGWQARSTGIVFHLDLPGELPALSDEAALALYRVVQEALTNVVRHSGARFCAVGLLAVDGEIRAEIVDDGCGLPDTAHAGRGGLLGMTERLEMVGGRCHASNEKTGGLRLCAVLPRAVPG
- a CDS encoding pentapeptide repeat-containing protein codes for the protein MPTVINGCGIWPHARCAGADLRHANLAGKNLAGADLRGAQLARADLRGANLAGANLDGADLTAARLNKVSAPTATFRGARLVGADLEFARLFRTDFSNADLSGANLEAAKANFAWFIGARLVDTNLQESKFYTVNFQGADLSGSYRRYTVFQDADFTGCRACPTDW
- a CDS encoding response regulator — its product is MIRIALIDDHAVVRTGYRRLLDAEPGLQVVGEAASADEANALALRCRPDVALVDLSLKGSSGIEAIRGMLARLPALRILVLSMHDSAGHVTQALKSGAHGYLTKYCEPEDVIAGIRRVASGKRVFSPEIAEILAREAIDGDAPLKQLTPREFEVLRLLAHGEPASVIASSMHLSQKTVLNYLSLIRQKLDTDSDFKLLHLAARHGLVDIRQGIGA
- a CDS encoding type II toxin-antitoxin system HipA family toxin; translation: MTNGISESTLYVGLYLPGEESPTTAALLKLERNNLQESGHLAYGLGYLERPSALALNPLHLPLQRDTFRLPARLLRDGGALPLSIKDALPDAWGLRVLANELGGRLPSEREQLLLTNEDRIGAMVFSASREMPPPAELPHHELAQLADAVRRLQYDMEIPPPLKRLLLRGGSLGGARPKASLTHEHALWLAKFPAAGDPLDIQTLEATALGLATHCGIQVPQFMTLPVGRGETAFLSRRFDRFGEDAQQRLHYLSASALLDIPYESSAGSYVEFARVIRRLSLRPGADLKELFRRMLFNLLIDNSDDHLKNHGMLWAGQDRYVLSPAFDVVPQLTNLGYQMLSIDGTTQESSLALAVQSAAHFDLSADQACALIKEMAGIVYGQWWLYAKLNEVPDTLRKRLQSCFERQKEIIGAGKFAY
- a CDS encoding methyl-accepting chemotaxis protein encodes the protein MTIAKRLAILILVAVAGLIVVGLFGLRQMGAIDANLKYANENSIPSIRKVANMDSSFLRLRVAVLGFLVSNEEQRPAYEKRIESAKQEIDQHILAYEKLISDDKDKQYLETTRSLVKDYIPLLDVALSATKAGQPDKAKAGMGPAGEISKKISENIEAHAKYNESLAEQEVQKAEEAYSSGKTVSTLVILLAMALTGTMGFLLYSHVTSSLGGMVEIFSRIESSLDFTGRLPVKGEDEVAKAAGAFNRLLDRLQGSLKEISRHTTAVNSAANRVATSSTQMSIASSQQSEAASSMAATVEEMTVSINHVADRAREANELSLSSGEQAQRGESIIGQTVSGINGIAETVRSAADQISCLEQQSERISHVVAVIKEVADQTNLLALNAAIEAARAGEQGRGFAVVADEVRKLAERTTQSTQEIGKTIAEMQTSAQSAVQGIRQVVDKVEAGVSSAEQANVAIQAIGSSSRQAVDMVGDISSAIREQSMASTSIAQQVEHIAQMSEENSSASSATSDTAGELAGLAEEMHRVVAQYRV
- a CDS encoding cache domain-containing protein, encoding MHKKPTLGLAGIVLLATSSLATAGEHATPREARALFDQAVKHLQANGPDKAWPAFNERKGAFVRKDLYVYVIDRQGTYVANGAAPDSLIGLKVLDTVDAAGSPIFRQMIAVTDKQPEARIRYVWLNRKSNHVEPKVAWLHREGDYILGVGYYAPRSTADDARKLLDAASAEVRKSGIRSAAGKFNDTRGSFVRDDLYVFAVNLESGKFEAHGMNPKWVGTDASDLHDVEGHPLIREMIELARSKGEGTVDYVWRNPVTNAVEKKRTFIRRENGSLIGVGFYSE
- a CDS encoding methanol/ethanol family PQQ-dependent dehydrogenase — its product is MKPNRFNPRPTLLAALLAACFCAPAQAGKTVSWEDILNDDKTTGDVLSYGLGLKAQRFSPLSKVNTKNVEHLVPAWSFSFGGEKQRGQEAQALVHDGVIYVTASYSRIFAIDARSGKRLWEYEARLPDDIRPCCDVVNRGAAIYGNKIYFGTLDAAIVALDKDTGKVAWRKKFGDHKVGYTMTGAPFVVKDEKSGKVLLVHGSSGDEFGVVGWLFARDPDTGEEVWARPMVEGHMGRLNGKESTPTGDKDAPSWPRDKEGKLVDAWNHGGGAPWQTASYDVEKNMVVIGAGNPAPWNTWHRTKEGDDPRNWDSLFTSGQAYVDASTGELKGFFQHTPNDAWDFSGNNSVVLFEYKDPKTGKPVKASAHADRNGFFFVTDREKLTSGAGYPNKPTALIGAWPFVEGITWASGFDLKTGRPIEKGNRPPLPKEGSEKGDSVFVSPPFLGGTNWMPMSYSPQTELFYIPANHWAMDYWTEKLTYKAGSAYLGQGFRIKKLFDDHVGTLRALDPKTGKIAWEHKEKFPLWAGTMTTAGGLVFTGTSDGYVKAFDAKNGKELWKFQTGSGVVSVPITWEMDGEQFIGIQSGYGGAVPLWGGDLADLTKQVTQGGSMWVFKLPKSLKR